Proteins encoded by one window of uncultured Draconibacterium sp.:
- a CDS encoding TonB-dependent receptor: MKLTWFLVLVFTLQTNASLWSQTTKMDVNVQNTTLLELFTHIEKNSDYRFFYSNDEVDVNQRVTLRAEDEVIGDILNEAFKDLPYSFKELQSNMILVEAKSNEANQSNSQESSISGKVTDDNGEPLPGATVIVKGTTQGTVTNFDGEYTLQNVAEGAVLQFSFVGMKTEEVEVGTQTTLNITLQSDAIGIEEVVAIGYGVQKKSNLTGAISKVESEAMENRSITRAEQALQGKTAGVQIINTSGAPGASPAIRVRGFSSNSASPPLYIVDGLRTNDIGLIDPENIESMEVLKDAASAAIYGAEAGNGVILITTKRGAKGKGTISYNYQMVTNELANMPDLMNAEQYINYMTEGDLISADEINSLWDGTTDTNWKDAAFETSLMMKHNLSFEGGNDRGSFNLSLSYLDYDGIVKGKDDYLERITGMLNADYKINDWLKVGTTNLFEQWKGKSVSENSEYGSVLGSVLAMDPLTPVTYAPDQLPTRMQNLLESGRTLLTDENGNYYGLSQFFESEQIHPLIMRDRVDSESRGMNLAGTIYAELTPFDGFTFTSKLGYRTSYSGNYSFSYIYYANTVSLNDKISVSRTNANSVYYQWENYANYMKTIGDHTFTGMAGISYSEPYSTSVSGSGNELLKDIPSFRDLNYLSATATKGVSGGYSNEGRQYSYFGRVNYSYKEKYLVQASLRRDASDLSVLPAENRWGTFPAVSLGYVISKEDFFPQETPINHLKLRASWGQNGSIGPLGGYRYAATISSPESYPYYPDFSYQVTSYPNKLENPELQWETSEQLDLGFDVFAFDSRLAFTFDYFNKKTRDLLVDVTPPYETGVSSVTVNAGDVLNKGLEFELSWRDRIRDFSYSVSANLSTLHNEVTYLDPSISRIAGAQFHTNTGITAFEEGYPIWYMRGYELEDIDDATGDPVYVDQPTVDSNGDGVLDAGDGTINDGDKVMIGSAIPDFTYGLTFTANWKGLDLTVFGTGSYGNDIFLALSRNDRPRGNNLTVFYDDRWTPQNTTASKPRANSNGVDKYYISDDVIFDGSYFRVKQIQLGYNLPKRLINKIAMSNLRLYVSLDDWFTFTDYPGFDPEASAGSTADLGVDKGAYPISRKTTLGVNITF; this comes from the coding sequence ATGAAATTAACATGGTTTCTTGTTCTGGTCTTTACCTTACAAACCAATGCCAGCTTGTGGTCGCAAACCACAAAAATGGATGTTAATGTACAAAACACAACACTTCTCGAGCTTTTTACGCACATTGAAAAGAACAGCGATTACCGCTTCTTTTACAGTAATGATGAAGTTGATGTAAATCAGCGTGTTACTTTGCGTGCTGAAGACGAAGTAATTGGTGATATTCTCAATGAAGCTTTTAAAGATTTGCCATATTCTTTTAAAGAGTTGCAGAGTAATATGATTCTGGTTGAAGCAAAAAGTAACGAAGCGAATCAATCAAACTCCCAAGAAAGTTCCATTTCCGGGAAAGTAACGGATGATAATGGAGAGCCGCTTCCGGGTGCAACAGTAATTGTTAAAGGAACAACACAAGGTACTGTTACGAATTTCGATGGCGAATATACGCTTCAAAATGTTGCTGAAGGGGCAGTGTTACAATTTTCTTTTGTTGGAATGAAAACAGAGGAGGTTGAAGTTGGAACGCAAACAACTCTAAATATAACGCTACAATCAGATGCTATTGGTATTGAGGAAGTTGTAGCCATTGGATATGGTGTGCAGAAAAAAAGCAACCTTACAGGAGCAATTTCGAAGGTTGAAAGCGAAGCGATGGAAAACCGTTCGATTACCCGTGCAGAACAAGCTTTGCAAGGTAAAACAGCCGGTGTTCAAATTATCAATACGTCAGGTGCTCCGGGTGCGAGTCCTGCAATTCGTGTTCGTGGATTTAGTTCAAATTCAGCATCGCCACCACTTTATATTGTTGACGGTTTAAGAACAAATGATATTGGTCTTATCGATCCTGAGAACATCGAATCGATGGAAGTTTTAAAAGATGCAGCTTCGGCAGCAATCTATGGAGCAGAAGCCGGAAACGGAGTTATTCTTATTACCACTAAAAGAGGGGCAAAAGGAAAAGGAACTATCTCGTACAACTACCAGATGGTGACAAACGAACTGGCAAATATGCCGGATTTGATGAACGCTGAACAGTACATCAATTATATGACTGAAGGAGACTTGATTTCAGCGGATGAAATTAACTCGTTGTGGGATGGAACAACCGATACCAACTGGAAAGATGCTGCATTTGAGACTTCATTAATGATGAAACACAACCTTTCATTCGAAGGTGGAAATGATCGTGGTTCTTTTAATTTATCTCTTTCTTATCTTGACTATGACGGTATTGTTAAAGGAAAAGATGATTATTTAGAACGGATTACCGGTATGCTTAATGCCGATTATAAAATAAACGACTGGTTAAAAGTTGGTACAACTAACCTTTTTGAACAATGGAAAGGCAAGTCAGTATCAGAAAATTCAGAATACGGTAGTGTTCTTGGTTCTGTTTTGGCAATGGATCCACTTACACCGGTAACTTATGCTCCTGATCAACTGCCTACACGTATGCAGAATTTACTGGAATCAGGAAGAACATTGTTAACAGATGAAAATGGAAATTATTACGGATTGTCACAGTTCTTCGAATCAGAACAAATTCATCCGCTAATTATGAGAGACCGTGTTGATTCTGAATCACGAGGAATGAATTTAGCAGGAACTATTTATGCCGAATTAACGCCGTTTGATGGTTTCACGTTTACTTCAAAATTGGGATATCGCACATCTTATTCAGGAAATTACAGCTTTTCATATATCTATTACGCAAACACAGTTTCGCTTAACGATAAAATCAGTGTAAGTCGCACTAATGCAAATAGTGTGTACTACCAATGGGAAAACTATGCGAACTATATGAAAACCATTGGTGACCACACATTTACCGGAATGGCTGGTATTTCTTATTCTGAGCCTTATTCTACATCGGTAAGCGGCTCAGGAAATGAGCTGTTAAAAGATATTCCATCATTTAGAGACCTGAATTACCTTTCAGCTACAGCAACAAAAGGCGTATCAGGAGGCTATTCAAACGAGGGAAGACAATATTCTTACTTCGGTCGTGTAAATTATAGCTATAAAGAAAAATATTTGGTTCAGGCTTCTTTACGTAGAGACGCCAGTGACCTTTCAGTATTACCTGCTGAAAACAGGTGGGGAACATTCCCTGCAGTTTCGCTGGGTTACGTTATTTCAAAGGAAGACTTTTTTCCACAGGAAACACCGATCAATCACTTGAAACTTAGAGCAAGTTGGGGACAAAACGGTAGTATTGGACCATTAGGTGGTTACAGGTATGCAGCTACAATTTCATCTCCTGAGAGTTATCCATACTATCCCGATTTCTCATACCAGGTTACTTCTTATCCAAATAAACTTGAAAACCCGGAGTTGCAATGGGAGACTTCAGAACAATTAGATCTTGGTTTCGATGTTTTTGCTTTTGACAGTCGATTGGCATTTACTTTTGACTACTTCAATAAAAAGACAAGAGACTTATTAGTTGATGTAACTCCTCCTTATGAAACTGGTGTTAGTTCAGTTACAGTTAACGCTGGAGATGTGTTGAATAAAGGTTTGGAATTTGAACTGAGCTGGAGAGACAGAATTCGTGACTTTAGCTATTCTGTTAGTGCCAACCTTTCAACATTGCATAACGAGGTTACTTATTTAGATCCAAGTATCTCCCGTATTGCAGGAGCGCAGTTTCATACAAATACTGGAATTACAGCTTTCGAAGAAGGATATCCAATCTGGTATATGCGCGGTTATGAGCTGGAAGACATTGATGATGCAACCGGTGATCCTGTTTATGTTGATCAGCCAACAGTTGACAGTAATGGTGACGGAGTTTTGGATGCCGGCGACGGTACAATTAATGACGGAGATAAAGTAATGATCGGAAGTGCTATTCCTGACTTTACTTATGGATTAACTTTCACTGCCAACTGGAAAGGACTTGACTTAACTGTATTTGGTACCGGGTCATATGGAAATGATATTTTCCTTGCATTGTCACGTAACGACCGTCCTCGTGGAAACAACCTTACTGTATTTTACGACGACCGTTGGACACCACAAAATACCACTGCAAGTAAACCACGCGCAAACAGCAATGGAGTTGATAAATATTACATTAGTGATGATGTAATTTTTGATGGTTCGTATTTCAGAGTTAAGCAAATTCAGCTAGGTTATAATTTACCAAAAAGATTGATCAACAAAATTGCCATGTCTAATCTGAGGTTATATGTATCATTAGACGATTGGTTTACTTTCACTGACTATCCGGGTTTCGATCCGGAAGCATCTGCCGGATCAACAGCCGACCTTGGAGTTGATAAAGGTGCTTATCCGATATCACGTAAAACAACTTTAGGTGTTAACATTACTTTTTAA
- a CDS encoding RagB/SusD family nutrient uptake outer membrane protein codes for MKNIFLIMISCCLLFATACDDKMDVSQQGVVSLDGFYTTDEDAEEAIAAVYIQWRGLVNTEKPYLNGLSDDMYAGGGARGDNPFLENICEYNFSTANSWINDHFRLLYTMIYRSNLVIGRVEPDTDVKARAVAEAKVARAWAYFQVVTLWGSAPLVTSELAPSEYQQPNADIADIWAQIETDYNEAIASGALPEKSSPDDQSIGARITKQAAQAFLGKAQVFQEKYGEAATNLKAVINSGNYRLIDDYENVLRSVQDFGPENIFEVNLLADGDNAWSQGSGWFSPVFGWRSDKIDVSTGYNAGYHDLIPTGWGFCNPSKELYDAFVATEGVDGYRLNSTLKTYEQVLAISPDAPIAIYPGSNLYGHAGIFNWKVRLLGSEIIPNTWGFAAANNHKFMRYAEVLLLAAEACLESGDNTSALDYFNQIRVRAQLPTLSSITLDDIKNEKRLELCMEEVRYQDLVRWGDAPSVLAEKGHRIPVFSGIKEDGSYDITYPYENTTYGFQSGKNEYLPFPEHEMTVNQNLVQNPGY; via the coding sequence ATGAAAAATATATTTCTGATAATGATAAGCTGTTGCCTGCTATTTGCAACAGCATGCGACGACAAAATGGATGTTTCGCAACAAGGGGTAGTGTCACTTGATGGCTTTTATACTACCGACGAGGATGCAGAAGAAGCTATTGCAGCTGTATATATTCAATGGAGAGGCTTGGTAAATACAGAAAAACCATATTTAAATGGACTTTCTGATGACATGTATGCCGGTGGAGGCGCACGTGGAGACAACCCTTTTCTTGAAAATATTTGCGAGTACAATTTCTCAACAGCAAATTCATGGATTAACGACCACTTTAGGTTGTTATATACAATGATTTACAGGAGTAATCTTGTGATTGGCAGAGTTGAACCTGATACTGATGTAAAAGCAAGAGCTGTTGCTGAAGCTAAAGTTGCCAGAGCATGGGCTTATTTTCAGGTGGTTACACTGTGGGGATCAGCGCCATTGGTAACAAGTGAACTTGCACCAAGTGAATATCAACAACCCAATGCAGATATTGCTGATATTTGGGCACAGATTGAAACAGATTATAACGAAGCGATTGCTTCGGGGGCGTTGCCAGAGAAAAGCTCGCCTGATGATCAATCAATAGGAGCCAGGATAACCAAACAGGCTGCACAAGCATTTCTTGGTAAAGCCCAGGTTTTCCAGGAGAAGTATGGTGAAGCAGCAACAAACTTAAAAGCCGTTATTAACTCAGGTAATTATCGTCTGATTGATGACTATGAAAACGTTTTGAGATCGGTTCAGGATTTTGGCCCTGAAAATATTTTTGAAGTAAACCTACTTGCCGATGGTGATAATGCCTGGAGCCAGGGATCGGGATGGTTTTCTCCGGTATTTGGATGGAGATCGGATAAAATAGATGTATCAACAGGTTATAATGCAGGGTACCATGATTTGATTCCTACAGGATGGGGATTCTGTAATCCAAGTAAAGAACTTTATGATGCTTTCGTAGCAACAGAAGGAGTTGATGGTTATCGTTTAAATTCGACTCTTAAAACATATGAGCAGGTTTTAGCTATTTCGCCAGATGCTCCAATTGCAATTTATCCGGGCTCGAATCTTTACGGACATGCCGGAATTTTTAACTGGAAAGTAAGGTTGTTGGGATCAGAAATTATTCCAAACACCTGGGGATTTGCTGCAGCTAATAACCATAAATTTATGCGTTATGCCGAAGTATTGCTTCTGGCTGCTGAAGCTTGCCTTGAGTCGGGCGATAATACTTCTGCCCTCGACTATTTTAACCAGATTCGTGTCAGAGCTCAGCTTCCTACATTAAGCAGTATAACACTTGATGATATTAAAAATGAAAAGCGTCTGGAACTTTGTATGGAAGAAGTTCGTTACCAGGATTTAGTGCGTTGGGGTGATGCCCCAAGTGTGCTTGCCGAAAAAGGGCACAGAATTCCTGTGTTCTCAGGTATAAAAGAAGATGGAAGTTACGATATTACTTATCCGTATGAAAATACAACTTATGGATTCCAGTCAGGGAAAAACGAGTACCTTCCATTTCCTGAGCATGAAATGACTGTTAATCAGAACTTGGTTCAAAATCCAGGATATTAA
- a CDS encoding family 43 glycosylhydrolase: MKKSIRNIAILLGVILATTVSAYAEKTPKSENKGTVNSFKPGQPWYDTEGKLIQAHGGSVLYHEGTYYWFGEDKTTYKASDWILEEGAKVWHNGVRLYSSTDMYNWTDRGTILEVADDITNPMHPSRIMDRPHIIYNKRTKQFVMWVKFAGSDEDHRDWLTQYMGIAVSDDITKPFKMVKTIRPLGMEMGDFDVWVDERDGKGYFIADRVHTEVVIADLTDDYLDVTGNYSSHFPHAEPPLAREAPCFFKNEDNYYVISSGTTGYNPNPTEVAVSKLTHGDYEVLGKFCFGDEKGTSFDCQFSSVFKHPTRHGLYIAIGDRWMAKTTPVNGNEEAVTSEATFVWLPIRFHGDQAYVSWEDEWQLEEFEVSDGPTQWWEK, from the coding sequence ATGAAAAAATCAATTCGAAATATCGCAATATTACTTGGAGTCATTTTGGCAACAACAGTATCAGCTTATGCAGAAAAGACGCCAAAATCAGAAAACAAAGGAACTGTTAATTCCTTTAAACCCGGTCAACCCTGGTATGATACAGAGGGAAAATTAATACAGGCACATGGTGGCTCAGTGCTTTATCATGAAGGAACTTATTATTGGTTTGGCGAAGACAAAACAACCTATAAAGCATCTGATTGGATTTTGGAAGAAGGAGCTAAAGTATGGCACAACGGAGTCAGACTTTATTCTTCTACCGATATGTATAATTGGACAGACCGGGGAACTATTCTTGAAGTTGCGGATGACATTACAAATCCAATGCATCCGTCGCGTATAATGGATCGGCCTCACATTATCTACAATAAAAGAACAAAGCAGTTTGTAATGTGGGTGAAATTTGCCGGTTCAGATGAGGACCACCGTGACTGGTTAACACAATATATGGGAATTGCTGTTTCTGATGATATTACAAAACCTTTTAAAATGGTAAAAACCATCCGTCCCCTGGGTATGGAAATGGGAGATTTTGATGTGTGGGTTGACGAACGTGACGGCAAAGGTTATTTTATTGCCGATAGGGTGCATACCGAGGTTGTAATTGCTGATTTAACAGATGATTATTTGGATGTTACAGGAAACTATTCGAGCCATTTTCCCCACGCGGAGCCACCACTTGCAAGAGAAGCTCCTTGTTTTTTCAAAAATGAAGACAACTACTATGTAATTTCATCCGGAACTACGGGATACAATCCTAATCCTACCGAAGTTGCCGTTTCAAAATTAACTCATGGCGATTATGAAGTATTGGGAAAATTCTGTTTTGGAGACGAAAAGGGGACTAGTTTTGATTGTCAATTTAGCTCCGTTTTCAAACACCCCACTCGCCATGGCCTCTATATCGCAATTGGAGACAGATGGATGGCAAAAACGACACCGGTAAATGGGAATGAGGAAGCAGTAACAAGCGAGGCGACTTTTGTTTGGCTGCCAATCCGTTTTCATGGCGATCAGGCATACGTATCATGGGAAGACGAATGGCAGTTGGAAGAATTTGAAGTGAGTGATGGTCCTACTCAATGGTGGGAAAAGTAA
- a CDS encoding cellulase family glycosylhydrolase, protein MINQRTVIFFLLVLIGLSNNKSFGQFDSTDFLKASGPVIRNQSGDGDIVALRGTNLGSWLSMEHWIGALGYGVINRQNWQVTGSVAVSGNNFELMLDGDEATKWNSGTTQNSYSGQYITIDCQDNVVFDKIIIAAGNNTAEAPASYTISISTNGMEWTDIASGSGSQRIEIETGAAETRYVRFAQTGSSENTWSIAEFYLLMNDDFSVRNATYDRFGVAKADSIWDYYQDLWITEADLDSIKSYGMNMVRVPFYWMEVMNNDGTIKENAFTQMDWIVEQCSEREIYVMLDLHGAPGGLDGYITSGQAVTNELWSSAEYQQMTVDLWKAVAEHFEGEPAVCAYDLMNEPVSNNASFSTSAMYDKIYQAVREIDPDHIISVQAFYNFDMISSPFLIGWENVLYQAHYYNTDYNNWDSQNGFINYALSDLSWHQMHWKVPVLAGEYNFWNHLDLWSKWMNGINSFSGSWSNWCYKNNTGIRNWGLFLGNVNPAPDLNFDSEEEIKAKWDKFTTPNFRRNIELIDTITGYAKNTVYIGIGDAIYFEAYDGSYISSENGTAAMTCNTFTVGESEIFTIVDAGDGKIALLGNNGKYVSSNNGTASMTCDKDEIGENEKFYWIDLSNGEMALLGKGGFVSMEGGSIPINSDRTVIDGWEIFSWGKKDIQTSVPEFEQSIDIFPNPLGDDRLLNYNLQNFNNVPIHIYNAEGQIMYTENLSGHGVVDLSFLSSGLYIVDLGSKREKLIVR, encoded by the coding sequence ATGATTAATCAAAGAACGGTTATTTTCTTTCTCCTTGTTCTAATCGGATTGTCGAACAATAAATCTTTTGGACAGTTTGATTCAACTGATTTTTTGAAGGCTTCCGGACCTGTAATTCGAAATCAGTCAGGAGACGGCGATATCGTTGCATTACGCGGTACAAACCTGGGCTCGTGGCTCAGTATGGAACACTGGATCGGGGCATTGGGATATGGTGTAATAAATCGTCAAAATTGGCAGGTAACAGGTTCTGTGGCCGTGTCGGGTAACAATTTTGAGTTAATGCTTGATGGAGATGAAGCAACAAAATGGAATTCAGGGACAACACAAAATTCATACTCTGGGCAGTATATAACCATTGATTGCCAGGATAATGTAGTTTTTGATAAAATTATTATTGCAGCCGGAAATAATACAGCAGAAGCTCCTGCGAGCTACACAATTTCTATTTCAACCAACGGGATGGAATGGACGGATATAGCTTCCGGAAGCGGATCACAACGCATTGAAATAGAAACAGGAGCCGCTGAAACAAGGTATGTTAGATTCGCTCAAACCGGGAGTTCTGAAAATACATGGTCGATAGCTGAGTTTTACTTATTGATGAATGACGATTTCTCAGTTAGAAATGCAACTTACGATCGTTTTGGCGTGGCAAAAGCGGATTCGATTTGGGATTATTACCAGGATTTATGGATAACCGAAGCCGATCTCGACAGCATAAAATCGTATGGAATGAACATGGTTCGCGTGCCATTTTATTGGATGGAAGTGATGAACAACGACGGAACCATTAAAGAAAACGCCTTCACCCAAATGGATTGGATCGTGGAGCAATGTTCTGAACGTGAGATTTATGTTATGCTCGATTTGCATGGTGCACCAGGCGGATTGGACGGTTACATTACCAGCGGGCAAGCCGTAACGAATGAGCTTTGGAGTAGTGCAGAATACCAGCAAATGACCGTTGATTTATGGAAGGCAGTGGCTGAGCACTTTGAAGGCGAACCGGCTGTTTGTGCCTACGATTTAATGAATGAGCCGGTCAGCAACAATGCTTCATTCTCAACCAGTGCCATGTACGATAAAATTTATCAGGCGGTGCGCGAGATCGATCCTGATCATATCATTTCGGTTCAGGCCTTTTATAATTTCGATATGATTAGTTCACCTTTTCTTATTGGTTGGGAGAACGTATTATACCAGGCGCACTATTATAACACTGATTATAACAACTGGGATTCACAAAACGGATTTATAAATTATGCTTTGAGTGATCTTTCGTGGCATCAGATGCACTGGAAAGTTCCGGTGTTGGCCGGTGAATATAACTTTTGGAATCATTTGGATCTTTGGAGCAAATGGATGAACGGAATTAATTCCTTCAGTGGGTCGTGGTCGAACTGGTGCTATAAAAATAATACCGGCATAAGAAACTGGGGACTGTTTCTTGGAAATGTAAATCCGGCTCCCGATTTGAACTTCGATTCAGAAGAGGAAATTAAAGCGAAGTGGGATAAGTTTACTACTCCCAATTTTCGCAGGAATATTGAGCTAATCGATACTATTACCGGATATGCGAAAAACACCGTTTACATCGGCATTGGAGATGCAATTTACTTTGAAGCTTACGATGGCAGTTACATCAGCTCGGAGAATGGAACAGCTGCCATGACCTGCAATACATTTACTGTTGGAGAAAGTGAGATTTTTACAATCGTTGATGCCGGCGATGGCAAAATTGCGCTTCTCGGAAACAATGGTAAATATGTAAGTTCGAATAATGGAACAGCCTCAATGACATGTGATAAGGATGAAATTGGAGAAAATGAAAAGTTTTATTGGATCGATCTTTCAAACGGAGAAATGGCGCTTCTGGGAAAAGGTGGATTTGTTTCGATGGAGGGCGGAAGCATACCAATAAATTCTGACAGAACAGTCATCGATGGTTGGGAAATATTTTCGTGGGGCAAAAAGGATATTCAAACAAGTGTTCCGGAGTTCGAACAGTCGATCGACATTTTTCCAAATCCGTTGGGTGACGATCGATTACTGAATTATAACTTACAAAACTTCAACAATGTCCCAATTCATATTTATAATGCGGAAGGGCAAATAATGTATACCGAAAATCTTTCCGGACATGGAGTTGTTGATTTATCTTTCTTATCTTCAGGTCTGTATATTGTTGATCTTGGTTCAAAAAGGGAAAAACTAATCGTTAGATAA